A region from the Salminus brasiliensis chromosome 22, fSalBra1.hap2, whole genome shotgun sequence genome encodes:
- the LOC140543903 gene encoding serine/threonine-protein kinase tousled-like 2 → MMDELYSLDPRRQELLEARFTGLGVAKGAGPNESSNQSLCSGGSLSDKELETPEKKSSEQRTRKRKGDSYDPVKGGARGPKISDYFEFAGGSCPGTSPARGIPPLVRSSPQHSLSNPAALVQQSSPPSVSSASTDLTMSSGKPLPANSSHRPAQTDLTMDKLLALENNKNSDLEKKEGRIDDLLRENCDLRRQIDEQQKMLERFKERLNKCVTMSKKLLIEKSKQEKRACRDKSMQDRLRLGQFTTVRHGASFTEQWTDGYAFQNLIKQQERINSEREEIERQRKLLGKRKPPSMAQTPPPSLEPNKRKNKSNGAENEALSLAEYHEQEEIFKLRLGYLKKEEAEIQAELERLERVRNLHIRELKRVHNEDNSQFKDHPTLNDRYLLLHLLGRGGFSEVYKAFDLTEQRYVAVKIHQLNKNWREEKKENYHKHACREYRIHKELDHPRIVKLYDYFSLDTDSFCTVLEYCEGNDLDFYLKQHKLMSEKEARSIVMQIVNALKYLNEIRPPIIHYDLKPGNILLVNGTACGEIKITDFGLSKIMDDDSYNSVDGMELTSQGAGTYWYLPPECFVVGKEPPKISNKVDVWSVGVIFYQSLYGKKPFGHNQSQQDILQENTILKATEVQFPAKPVVTPEAKAFIRRCLAYRKEDRIDVHQLASDPFLLPHIRKSVGIPPTFPPPAPSTSNSYNSSASN, encoded by the exons ATGATGGACGAACTGTATAGTTTGGACCCACGCCGGCAGGAATTGCTGGAGGCCCGGTTTACAGGACTTGGTGTGGCCAAG GGTGCTGGCCCTAATGAGTCCTCCAACCAAAGCCTGTGCAGTGGAGGTTCGCTGAGTGACAAAGAACTTGAG ACGCCAGAGAAGAAGAGCAGTGAGCAGCGAACGAGGAAAAGAAAAGGCGACAGTTATGACCCAG TGAAGGGAGGTGCGCGAGGGCCTAAAATAAGCGATTACTTTGAG TTTGCGGGGGGCAGTTGTCCTGGGACCAGTCCGGCACGGGGAATCCCACCGCTGGTCCGCTCTTCTCCGCAGcactctctctccaaccctgcAGCACTG GTCCAGCAGAGCAGTCCTCCCTCCGTTAGCTCTGCCAGCACTGATTTGACCATGAGCTCGGGAAAGCCTCTGCCTGCGAACTCCTCACACAGACCTGCACAG ACGGATTTGACAATGGATAAGCTCCTCGCGCTAGAAAACAACAAGAACTCCGACTTGGAGAAGAAGGAGGGACGAATAGACGACCTGTTGCGG GAAAACTGTGACTTGAGGAGGCAGATCGATgagcagcagaaaatgctggaacGGTTCAAGGAGCGACTTAACAAGTGCGTCACAATGAGCAAGAAGCTTCTGATAGAAAAG TCTAAGCAGGAGAAAAGGGCTTGCCGGGATAAGAGCATGCAGGACCGGCTCAGATTGGGTCAGTTCACCACTGTCAGACACGGTGCCTCATTCACTGAACAGTGGACGGACGGATATGCCTTTCAGAACCTCATCAA GCAGCAGGAGCGCATAAATTCAGAGCGCGAGGAAATTGAGCGGCAGAGGAAGCTTTTGGGGAAGAGGAAACCACCTTCCATGGCCCAAACCCCGCCCCCTAGCCTAGAGCCCAACAAACGAAAGAACAAGAGCAACGGAGCGGAGAATGAAGC GCTGTCTCTTGCAGAGTATCACGAGCAAGAAGAAATTTTCAAGCTGAGGCTTGGTTACTTAAAAAAG GAAGAAGCAGAGATTCAGGCGGAGTTGGAACGGTTGGAGCGAGTACGAAACCTCCACATACGCGAGCTGAAGAGAGTACACAACGAAGACAACTCTCA GTTTAAAGACCACCCAACGCTGAACGATCGCTATCTGCTGCTACACCTGCTCGGCAGAGGAGGCTTCAGTGAAGTCTACAAA GCATTTGATCTTACAGAGCAGAGATATGTGGCTGTTAAGATCCACCAGCTTAACAAGAACTGGAGggaagagaaaaaggaaaactaTCACAA GCACGCATGCAGAGAATACAGAATCCACAAAGAGCTGGACCATCCAAGAATAGTGAAACTCTATGACTACTTCTCACTAGACACGGACTC GTTCTGCACGGTTCTGGAGTACTGTGAGGGCAACGATTTGGATTTCTACTTGAAGCAGCACAAGCTGATGTCTGAGAAAGAGGCGCGCTCCATCGTCATGCAGATTGTGAATGCTCTGAAATACCTGAACGAGATTCGCCCGCCAATCATCCATTACGACCTCAAACCAG GTAACATATTGCTGGTGAATGGCACAGCGTGTGGGGAGATTAAGATCACTGATTTTGGCCTGTCGAAGATCATGGACGATGATAGTTATAACTCTGTGGACGGCATGGAGCTCACATCACAGGGAGCAGGAACCTACTG GTATTTGCCCCCAGAGTGCTTTGTAGTGGGGAAAGAGCCACCTAAAATCTCCAATAAAGTGGATGTGTGGTCTGTGGGGGTCATCTTCTACCAAAGCCTCTATGGCAAGAAG CCATTTGGACATAATCAGTCACAGCAGGACATTCTACAGGAGAACACCATTCTTAAAGCCACTGAGGTTCAGTTTCCCGCCAAGCCTGTGGTCACTCCAGAAGCAAAG GCATTCATCCGTCGCTGTCTGGCCTACAGGAAGGAGGATCGCATCGACGTGCACCAACTGGCAAGCGACCCGTTCCTTTTGCCTCACATCCGCAAATCTGTCGGCATCCCACCAACCTTCCCGCCTCCCGCACCATCCACATCAAACTCCTACAACAGCAGTGCCTCCAACTGA